GACTTTCACCGCGCCTTCGCCATTCAACGGCAGGGCGAAGAGGAGGTTTTTCCACTTGACGATGCTGGTCGAATCGCCCTTCTCGGAGCCGAAGATATAGGCCACGGGCTCTCCGTTCGCGTCATAAAGCTCCAGGGAGTGAACGAGACCGTCTTCCGTCGGCTTGCTCACGCGCCAGACCTGTTTGATACGCGGCAGCGAAATGACGGTACGGCTGTCTTCTTCCACCAGTTGAAGCGTCCCCTTGGTCTGGTTCATTTCCGTGATTGCCCCGGTACTGATCTGCACGCAGCCGTCGTTGAGCGCAAAAAGGAGGATCGATACCTCCTGTTCCACAAGCTGGCCGAACACCGCGCTGTAGGCCGCCGGGTCCAGTTGCGCGGAGAACTCGCCCTCCGCCAGGCGTACCGCGTCGATGCGAGAAAGCTTGTGGTCCCGCAACAGGCCGCTGAACTCGTGGGTATCCTTCAACGCGCGCCATCCGGCGAGGAAAGCCGCTTTCGTTTCTTCCCTCGGCGTTTCCACCGCCTCGGGCGCTTCAGGGCTTGCGCTGAAGGTCGGGGTCTCGCCCTTGAATTCGGTTACCAGCGCGTCGAATTCAGCGGCGTTGCTGCTTTCGGTCAGCAGGATGCGGTGGACCGGCTTTCCGGCGCCATCGAAAAATACAAAGCCCGGCGTGCTCCCGCTGCCGGGAAGAATCGCCGCGCCATAGCGCCACTTGCTCATGAAGAGACGCAGGTCCACCCCTTTGCTCACCACCAGGCCGCTGCCCTCGCGGCCCTTGAAGTCGTCATAGCGCCCTGTGGACAGGTGCATCACCGTCTCATTGCCGGTGAGCACACTGATGTCGCCCAGGCGCTTGATGCTCGTGAGCAGGGCTTCCCAGTCGTTCTTGAGGAAAGCGACCTGGTCCGCCGGTCTCGACAACCAGGCCTCGACACCCTCGCCGGGAAAGCCTTCGCCGTTCAGGTTGATGCCAGCAGTCTGATACACCGCCGTGGCGATGTAGGCTGGTCTCGGTGTCACGTTCTCGTCGGCGTGTGCGGCGAGTACGCCCACGCTACAGGCGGCGAGCACTTTGATTATATTTCTCATTTCGGGTTCCTTTACTGAGTTGTCCAAGCCCCGGAGCTGCCCTGGGCTAATTTTGTATACAGGTGAGTTGTTTTTAATACTTATGATTAGTCTATACAATTTATGAATAAAGATCAATCTTTTGTTTAGTATACAAAACTGCCCGAGTGCCCCAAGGGGCCGGATTACAAGTTCGTAATCCGAAGTTTATGGTCGTGCCGAACGGGCCTCGTATAGTTCGTATAGTCAGAGGTGCTCAAGCCCCAGGCGGGGTACGACGCCCGGGACAAGGCGTCAGCCATAGCGCAGGAGGTACCAGACCATGAAACGACGCGTGCAACTCACGAACTCGGGACCGCAGAACACGGCGTCCGCCCCAGACCAGCATCGAGATGATATTCCCCGGGGGCAACTCCTCTCCCGGAAAGAGGCGATGCACTTGCTCGCCGGAGCGGGAGCCTTCATGCTCGTAGGCCGTGTGGCCTTTGGTCAGGAAGACACCTGCGTGGTCCGTCCCGAATTGACCGAAGGGCCCTATTATGTGGAAGACGAGCTGGAGCGTTCCGATATTCGCTTCGACACCACGGATGGCTCCGTGCGGGCGGGGGCGGTGTTGAATCTCGCATTCGAGGTCACCGAGCTGATCGATGGCGTCTGCGTGCCGCTGGAGGGGGCCATTGTGGAAATCTGGCACTGCGACGCGGCCGGAGAATACTCCGGTGTGTCCGACGGCGGTTTCAACACCATAGGCCGGAACTTTCTCCGCGGCTACCAGATCACCGACGAAAACGGCACGGTTGGATTTACCACCATTTATCCCGGCTGGTACAGCGGGCGGGCCGTCCACATCCATTTCAAGGTGCGCTCAAGCGCCAGCTCCAGCGAGGCCTTTGAATTCACGTCGCAGCTTTTCTTTGACGATGTGCTGACGGACGATGTGCATGCAGAGTCGCCCTACGCCGACAAAGGCTATCGGGACACATTGAACAGCGACGACGGCATTTTCCAGGGCGGGGGCGACCAGTTGTTGCTGGATATCACGGGTAACAGCACCGACGGCTACCTGAGCGTATTCAACATCGCGCTGGAGTTGAATGGGAGCGCGGAGACCAGTGTTGATTGCACGGCCCCGGATGCCAGCAAGAGCGCGCGGGCACAGGGGGACATGGGCACGCTCGGAATTCTGGCCGGTTTGCTGGCGCTGTTGCGTTTC
This region of Candidatus Hydrogenedentota bacterium genomic DNA includes:
- a CDS encoding intradiol ring-cleavage dioxygenase, with product MKRRVQLTNSGPQNTASAPDQHRDDIPRGQLLSRKEAMHLLAGAGAFMLVGRVAFGQEDTCVVRPELTEGPYYVEDELERSDIRFDTTDGSVRAGAVLNLAFEVTELIDGVCVPLEGAIVEIWHCDAAGEYSGVSDGGFNTIGRNFLRGYQITDENGTVGFTTIYPGWYSGRAVHIHFKVRSSASSSEAFEFTSQLFFDDVLTDDVHAESPYADKGYRDTLNSDDGIFQGGGDQLLLDITGNSTDGYLSVFNIALELNGSAETSVDCTAPDASKSARAQGDMGTLGILAGLLALLRFSGEKT